The genomic region AGCATTAAACTTCAAAGAGAGTAAGAACTGCGATTACTTGGAAAAGTACttctagtttttctttaaaataaaaaagtggggtagagaagaagaaagttttGCTGAGAGTCGTTCTCCTTTTACTCTTGGTTACTTGTGTCTGTGTAGCAAAGcaacaagaaagggaaaaaaacacattaaaaggcAAATTAAGAGCATATAAAACAGTAGCTATGGAGACACCTTAATTCAGACACATTCAGCatcaaaaagtaattttcaaacTAACTGCATTCCAGTTGTAGCTATTCAAACAATGTGTtccaaaacatggaaaattctggttataaaatacattttgctgtaCATTATATGAATCAAGTATTTTTGGTTCCAACCAGagttaaataaaagaaaaaaatgccagaaaggGAGGCCGTGATCCTCCTGCAGTGCAGAGCTGGTAGTCACATTCCAGCTCAGGTTTGTGGCTTAATCACCAGCATTGCTTTGGAGATTTAACTGGTTTTGCAACAGTTTTCAAGCGTGAGTCATGTTATAAAGGAAAGCTAGGTTCGTACCAAGCTGAGTAACCTTTGTTCTGTGTCACAGGAATCATGTATCGCAAATCCTGCGCATCTTCAGCAGCCTGTCTGATAGCCTCTGCCGGATATCAGTCTTTTTGCTCTCCTGGGAAAGTGAACTCTGTTTGTATCAGCTGCTGCAACACTCCGCTCTGCAATGGACCCCGGCCGAAGAAGAGAGGGAATTCTGGTGTGGTGCCGAGGGCACACGTGATAaccactgctctgctccttAAATTGTCTCTCTTGTTTTTGTATTGCTAAACTTCGAGCAAGTTTTTTGCTCTGCACAGTTTGTTCTGTCTCCTTTCTTCAAAGACactgcaattattttctatttgtttccaAATCCCTATCAGCAGCGAGGGAAGTTCAGTGGCTGTGGGGAGAAAGAGGCTGACATTTTTGGCAGCTAATGAATTCAGTTAGCAGATTGAATTTCCAGTGTGCACTTAAAAATCTAAACAGCAGGATCCAGAACTCCTGCTCTTTTTGCGTAACTGGAAACAAATCCATCTGTGTTATTGCATTTAAGATGTAGTCAGTTCCTCAGCCActttaattcacatttttaagttCATCGCTGATCGTTAACTTTGCCTTATATATGAAGTCATACTTCATTTTCACAAAGGCTGGTTTGTGTGTCTGGAGTGGGCTCTGAGCTCGTCTTCAGTGGCACTACTTCCAAGCTGGGCTCCAGTGATTCAAGACCTGGTTTCTGTGGACTGCAGTTGGTCTCAGTCTgaaaagtacttaaaaaaacTTTCTTGCTGCTCTTGGTGGAAGAATTGcgcacagaggaaaagaagagcgGGCGCAGGGACCGTCTGCTCCTGGCTGTCGAGTTCAGGTTGGCTCTGAGGAACTTCTCTTTGTTGGCGTGCTGTATGGTCAGGTGGCAGCGGAGGACCTGCAGAAACACGCTGCGGAACTGCTGAGAGGAGATGTTGTACAGCAGGGGGTTCACCACGGAGCTGAGGAAGAAGAAGCTGTCAGCTATAGGAAGAAGAGTGATGTATGCTCTGAAGTAGGGGACAGTCCAATCCTGCTTTGGTTTCGCAGCAGCCATGATCCTTCTAACCTGGTTTGGCATCCAGCATATTGCCAGAGTTGCAACAATCAGCCCtgtgaacaaacagaaaagcacagagtcacagaatatcccgagctgGAAGGGATCCACGAGGATCAGCGAGTCCAAcacctgggtccccaaaggaccacccaaaaatcacGTGTCTGAGAGCCTTGTCTCAGAGGGAGAAGTGTGCGTatgtagggggaaaaaacagaaaggacctAGTATCAGTTCTGCACTTACTGGTTAGGAAACACTAccagtttttcagtgttttgcttaacagctttttctgccagtagctttttttgtttgtttgttttaattactgttatGAGGTCATTGCAGCGTATGCTACGGACAAAAGATCGCACAGTGCTTGGATAGTGTTTCTTTGTACCTGTTGCCATTTATTAGTTTTCGAGGTGTTCTTTCATCAATGCCTATATCTTTGGAAAGAATGGGTCTTTGTTTTGGTCTGTGTTCTTACACTTCTtatgttt from Aythya fuligula isolate bAytFul2 chromosome 6, bAytFul2.pri, whole genome shotgun sequence harbors:
- the LYPD1 gene encoding ly6/PLAUR domain-containing protein 1 isoform X1; this encodes MRLFLLAATFWGLCLAAGFGLQIQCYQCEEFQLNNDCSSPEFIVNCTVNVQDMCQKEVMEKSFGIMYRKSCASSAACLIASAGYQSFCSPGKVNSVCISCCNTPLCNGPRPKKRGNSGVVPRAHVITTALLLKLSLLFLYC